A stretch of the Papaver somniferum cultivar HN1 chromosome 6, ASM357369v1, whole genome shotgun sequence genome encodes the following:
- the LOC113287819 gene encoding putative anthocyanidin reductase isoform X4 produces MDVQNNGGGICYCVTGGNGYIGSWLVKSLLEKGYLVHTTARDPEKISRLASLWSGKERLKIFRADLQDEGSFDEAVKGCHGVFHVAASMEFNVSSTKDSYIRSNVIEPATNRTLNLLKACSNSGSVERIVFTSSISTTTSKHNDGRWRATVDESCQTPIPHVLDNKASGWVYVLSKLISEETAFQYANERGIDLVSVIPTTVAGPFLTPTVPASVRVLLSPITGDPELYPILSAVHTRMGSISVVHIEDICNAHIFLMEEARAKGRYICSSQSCTMSQLEAYLALEYPPYTTKRYSEEQNSSIPSEISSNKLTDLGFEYKYGLVDIIKQSVGSCLQHGFLEHVALARQQHDSITTWIIYLQGSYHT; encoded by the exons ATGGATGTACAAAACAACGGTGGTGGTATATGCTATTGTGTTACCGGTGGAAATGGCTATATAGGATCTTGGCTTGTGAAATCTCTACTTGAAAAAGGCTACTTggtccacaccactgctagagaTCCAG AAAAAATTTCACGCCTTGCATCATTGTGGAGCGGCAAGGAGAGGTTAAAAATATTTAGGGCTGATTTGCAAGACGAAGGGAGCTTCGATGAAGCTGTAAAAGGTTGTCATGGTGTATTTCATGTGGCAGCTTCTATGGAGTTTAATGTCTCATCAACCAAAG ataGTTATATTAGATCAAATGTTATTGAACCTGCCACCAACAGAACCCTAAACCTACTGAAAGCGTGCTCAAATTCTGGTTCTGTTGAAAGGATAGTGTTTACATCATCCATTAGTACTACGACATCTAAGCATAATGACGGGAGATGGAGGGCAACTGTGGACGAATCATGCCAAACTCCAATTCCGCATGTCCTGGACAATAAGGCAAGCGGATGG GTTTACGTTCTTTCGAAGCTTATATCAGAGGAGACTGCTTTCCAATATGCAAATGAGCGAGGTATCGATCTTGTCTCGGTAATACCTACTACTGTGGCCGGTCCATTTCTCACTCCTACAGTTCCCGCCAGTGTTCGAGTTCTTTTGTCTCCAATCACAG GTGACCCTGAATTATACCCAATATTATCAGCAGTGCATACAAGAATGGGTTCAATCTCGGTAGTCCATATAGAGGACATATGCAATGCACACATATTCTTGATGGAAGAAGCCAGGGCGAAAGGTCGATATATTTGTTCATCTCAGAGCTGTACCATGTCTCAGTTGGAAGCATATCTTGCTCTAGAATATCCTCCTtatacaacaaaaag GTATAGTGAGGAACAAAACAGCTCAATCCCTTCTGAGATATCCTCAAACAAATTAACTGATTTGGGTtttgaatataagtatggtttggTTGATATCATCAAGCAGAGTGTTGGTTCTTGTCTGCAGCATGGGTTCCTTGAACATGTTGCATTGGCTCGACAACAACACGACA GTATTACTACATGGATTATATACCTTCAAGGATCATACCACACCTGA
- the LOC113285728 gene encoding uncharacterized protein LOC113285728 encodes MGKHQAIAALICLLIVCLDIVAGVLGIQAEVAQNKVRHLKLWIFECKEPSSEAFKLGLAAAALLALAHVIATLLGGCVCICSKDELDRSSANKQLAAACFVLSWIVLVVGFSVLIIGALANSKNRSSCGISHNKFLSTGGILCFVHGLFCVSYYASANAATEDAKKFNNGSHA; translated from the exons ATGGGAAAGCATCAGGCAATAGCTGCACTGATCTGCCTGTTGATCGTCTGCCTGGACATAGTGGCCGGGGTACTTGGAATCCAAGCAGAGGTTGCTCAGAACAAG GTAAGACATTTAAAGCTTTGGATATTTGAATGTAAAGAACCGAGCAGTGAAGCTTTCAAGTTAGGGTTAGCTGCAGCTGCACTCCTGGCACTAGCTCATGTTATAGCTACCTTGCTTGGTGGGTGTGTCTGTATCTGTTCAAAAGATGAGTTGGATAGATCTTCTGCTAACAAACAATTGGCAGCTGCTTGCTTCGTTCTTTCTTG GATTGTATTAGTTGTTGGATTCTCGGTATTGATAATAGGAGCACTGGCGAACTCAAAAAATAGGTCATCATGCGGGATCTCACACAACAAATTTCTATCCACTGGAGGGATATTATGTTTTGTTCATGGACTATTTTGTGTATCCTACTATGCTTCTGCCAATGCTGCAACAGAAGATGCCAAGAAATTCAACAACGGATCCCATGCGTAA
- the LOC113287819 gene encoding putative anthocyanidin reductase isoform X1, translating to MDVQNNGGGICYCVTGGNGYIGSWLVKSLLEKGYLVHTTARDPEKISRLASLWSGKERLKIFRADLQDEGSFDEAVKGCHGVFHVAASMEFNVSSTKGNDSYIRSNVIEPATNRTLNLLKACSNSGSVERIVFTSSISTTTSKHNDGRWRATVDESCQTPIPHVLDNKASGWVYVLSKLISEETAFQYANERGIDLVSVIPTTVAGPFLTPTVPASVRVLLSPITGNTGDPELYPILSAVHTRMGSISVVHIEDICNAHIFLMEEARAKGRYICSSQSCTMSQLEAYLALEYPPYTTKRYSEEQNSSIPSEISSNKLTDLGFEYKYGLVDIIKQSVGSCLQHGFLEHVALARQQHDSITTWIIYLQGSYHT from the exons ATGGATGTACAAAACAACGGTGGTGGTATATGCTATTGTGTTACCGGTGGAAATGGCTATATAGGATCTTGGCTTGTGAAATCTCTACTTGAAAAAGGCTACTTggtccacaccactgctagagaTCCAG AAAAAATTTCACGCCTTGCATCATTGTGGAGCGGCAAGGAGAGGTTAAAAATATTTAGGGCTGATTTGCAAGACGAAGGGAGCTTCGATGAAGCTGTAAAAGGTTGTCATGGTGTATTTCATGTGGCAGCTTCTATGGAGTTTAATGTCTCATCAACCAAAGGTAATG ataGTTATATTAGATCAAATGTTATTGAACCTGCCACCAACAGAACCCTAAACCTACTGAAAGCGTGCTCAAATTCTGGTTCTGTTGAAAGGATAGTGTTTACATCATCCATTAGTACTACGACATCTAAGCATAATGACGGGAGATGGAGGGCAACTGTGGACGAATCATGCCAAACTCCAATTCCGCATGTCCTGGACAATAAGGCAAGCGGATGG GTTTACGTTCTTTCGAAGCTTATATCAGAGGAGACTGCTTTCCAATATGCAAATGAGCGAGGTATCGATCTTGTCTCGGTAATACCTACTACTGTGGCCGGTCCATTTCTCACTCCTACAGTTCCCGCCAGTGTTCGAGTTCTTTTGTCTCCAATCACAG GGAATACAGGTGACCCTGAATTATACCCAATATTATCAGCAGTGCATACAAGAATGGGTTCAATCTCGGTAGTCCATATAGAGGACATATGCAATGCACACATATTCTTGATGGAAGAAGCCAGGGCGAAAGGTCGATATATTTGTTCATCTCAGAGCTGTACCATGTCTCAGTTGGAAGCATATCTTGCTCTAGAATATCCTCCTtatacaacaaaaag GTATAGTGAGGAACAAAACAGCTCAATCCCTTCTGAGATATCCTCAAACAAATTAACTGATTTGGGTtttgaatataagtatggtttggTTGATATCATCAAGCAGAGTGTTGGTTCTTGTCTGCAGCATGGGTTCCTTGAACATGTTGCATTGGCTCGACAACAACACGACA GTATTACTACATGGATTATATACCTTCAAGGATCATACCACACCTGA
- the LOC113287818 gene encoding uncharacterized protein LOC113287818: MPTVWFALKRSLHCKSNPSDVHDPKVKNHLKTISTRRICGRSGCSRSIANLKDVIHGSKTHLDRPPSCSPRSIGSNEFMNPITHEVILSNSKCELKITSFNGGHHESGGAGSSTFVGTLSPGTPGPAGVDFTMHYQTPSFRSSITPPRKSHGFLLDKEGSSGFGNSPVNLGGGGNNSNHRASYDFNSSNGSSSSTVTCLKCGVQYGKLEAAETHHLTKHAVTELVEGDSSRKIVEIICRTSWMKSENNCGRIERVLKVHNMQKTVARFEEYREMVKMKASKLSKKHPRCLADGNELLRFYGTTVECSLGISGSSNLCVSEKCSVCQILRHGFSTKSEPKVSIGIFTTSTSETAFETIEADIENAHLKKALIVCRVIAGRVHKPLENFQELVGQTGFDSLAGKMGVYSNTEELYLLDPKALLPCFVAICKS, from the exons ATGCCAACAGTTTGGTTTGCTCTAAAGAGATCCCTACATTGCAAATCAAATCCATCTGATGTTCATGATCCAAAGGTCAAGAATCATTTGAAAACTATCTCGACAAGAAGAATTTGTGGTAGGTCTGGTTGCTCAAGGTCTATAGCAAATCTCAAAGATGTTATCCATGGAAGCAAAACACATTTAGATAGGCCTCCAAGTTGTAGTCCAAGATCCATTGGAAGCAATGAGTTTATGAACCCAATAACACATGAAGTCATTTTAAGTAACTCCAAGTGTGAACTTAAAATTACAAGTTTTAATGGTGGTCATCATGAAAGTGGTGGTGCTGGTAGTTCAACTTTTGTAGGTACCTTAAGTCCTGGAACTCCTGGTCCTGCAGGAGTTGATTTCACCATGCATTATCAAACCCCTTCATTTAGAAGCTCAATTACTCCTCCTAGAAAATCTCATGGATTTCTTCTTGATAAAGAAGGCTCTTCTGGATTTGGTAATTCTCCAGTAAATTTGGGTGGTGGTGGTAATAATTCAAACCATAGGGCTTCATATGATTTTAATTCTTCTAATGGGTCTTCTTCTTCTACTGTAACTTGTCTTAAATGTGGAGTTCAGTATGGGAAGTTGGAAGCTGCAGAAACCCATCATCTAACCAAACATGCcg TAACTGAGCTCGTCGAAGGGGACTCGTCTCGCAAAATCGTAGAGATAATTTGCCGGACTAGTTGGATGAAATCCGAGAACAATTGTGGGCGGATTGAAAGAGTTTTGAAGGTCCATAACATGCAGAAAACGGTCGCTAGGTTTGAAGAATATAGGGAGATGGTGAAAATGAAAGCTAGCAAACTGTCCAAGAAACACCCGCGATGTCTCGCCGATGGGAATGAACTATTGAGATTCTATGGCACAACTGTGGAATGCTCTCTTGGCATAAGTGGTTCTTCCAATCTTTGTGTATCAGAGAAATGCAGCGTCTGTCAGATTTTAAGACATGGATTCTCAACCAAAAGTGAGCCTAAAGTTAGCATAGGCATTTTCACAACATCAACAAGTGAGACAGCTTTCGAAACTATTGAAGCCGATATAGAAAATGCACATTTGAAAAAGGCCCTGATAGTTTGCAGAGTGATTGCTGGGAGGGTCCATAAACCATTGGAGAACTTCCAGGAACTTGTTGGTCAGACGGGATTCGATTCACTAGCAGGAAAAATGGGTGTTTATTCAAATACTGAGGAGCTCTATTTGCTGGATCCTAAAGCTCTTCTTCCTTGCTTCGTGGCAATTTGTAAATCTTGA
- the LOC113287819 gene encoding putative anthocyanidin reductase isoform X2 gives MDVQNNGGGICYCVTGGNGYIGSWLVKSLLEKGYLVHTTARDPEKISRLASLWSGKERLKIFRADLQDEGSFDEAVKGCHGVFHVAASMEFNVSSTKDSYIRSNVIEPATNRTLNLLKACSNSGSVERIVFTSSISTTTSKHNDGRWRATVDESCQTPIPHVLDNKASGWVYVLSKLISEETAFQYANERGIDLVSVIPTTVAGPFLTPTVPASVRVLLSPITGNTGDPELYPILSAVHTRMGSISVVHIEDICNAHIFLMEEARAKGRYICSSQSCTMSQLEAYLALEYPPYTTKRYSEEQNSSIPSEISSNKLTDLGFEYKYGLVDIIKQSVGSCLQHGFLEHVALARQQHDSITTWIIYLQGSYHT, from the exons ATGGATGTACAAAACAACGGTGGTGGTATATGCTATTGTGTTACCGGTGGAAATGGCTATATAGGATCTTGGCTTGTGAAATCTCTACTTGAAAAAGGCTACTTggtccacaccactgctagagaTCCAG AAAAAATTTCACGCCTTGCATCATTGTGGAGCGGCAAGGAGAGGTTAAAAATATTTAGGGCTGATTTGCAAGACGAAGGGAGCTTCGATGAAGCTGTAAAAGGTTGTCATGGTGTATTTCATGTGGCAGCTTCTATGGAGTTTAATGTCTCATCAACCAAAG ataGTTATATTAGATCAAATGTTATTGAACCTGCCACCAACAGAACCCTAAACCTACTGAAAGCGTGCTCAAATTCTGGTTCTGTTGAAAGGATAGTGTTTACATCATCCATTAGTACTACGACATCTAAGCATAATGACGGGAGATGGAGGGCAACTGTGGACGAATCATGCCAAACTCCAATTCCGCATGTCCTGGACAATAAGGCAAGCGGATGG GTTTACGTTCTTTCGAAGCTTATATCAGAGGAGACTGCTTTCCAATATGCAAATGAGCGAGGTATCGATCTTGTCTCGGTAATACCTACTACTGTGGCCGGTCCATTTCTCACTCCTACAGTTCCCGCCAGTGTTCGAGTTCTTTTGTCTCCAATCACAG GGAATACAGGTGACCCTGAATTATACCCAATATTATCAGCAGTGCATACAAGAATGGGTTCAATCTCGGTAGTCCATATAGAGGACATATGCAATGCACACATATTCTTGATGGAAGAAGCCAGGGCGAAAGGTCGATATATTTGTTCATCTCAGAGCTGTACCATGTCTCAGTTGGAAGCATATCTTGCTCTAGAATATCCTCCTtatacaacaaaaag GTATAGTGAGGAACAAAACAGCTCAATCCCTTCTGAGATATCCTCAAACAAATTAACTGATTTGGGTtttgaatataagtatggtttggTTGATATCATCAAGCAGAGTGTTGGTTCTTGTCTGCAGCATGGGTTCCTTGAACATGTTGCATTGGCTCGACAACAACACGACA GTATTACTACATGGATTATATACCTTCAAGGATCATACCACACCTGA
- the LOC113287819 gene encoding putative anthocyanidin reductase isoform X3 produces the protein MDVQNNGGGICYCVTGGNGYIGSWLVKSLLEKGYLVHTTARDPEKISRLASLWSGKERLKIFRADLQDEGSFDEAVKGCHGVFHVAASMEFNVSSTKGNDSYIRSNVIEPATNRTLNLLKACSNSGSVERIVFTSSISTTTSKHNDGRWRATVDESCQTPIPHVLDNKASGWVYVLSKLISEETAFQYANERGIDLVSVIPTTVAGPFLTPTVPASVRVLLSPITGDPELYPILSAVHTRMGSISVVHIEDICNAHIFLMEEARAKGRYICSSQSCTMSQLEAYLALEYPPYTTKRYSEEQNSSIPSEISSNKLTDLGFEYKYGLVDIIKQSVGSCLQHGFLEHVALARQQHDSITTWIIYLQGSYHT, from the exons ATGGATGTACAAAACAACGGTGGTGGTATATGCTATTGTGTTACCGGTGGAAATGGCTATATAGGATCTTGGCTTGTGAAATCTCTACTTGAAAAAGGCTACTTggtccacaccactgctagagaTCCAG AAAAAATTTCACGCCTTGCATCATTGTGGAGCGGCAAGGAGAGGTTAAAAATATTTAGGGCTGATTTGCAAGACGAAGGGAGCTTCGATGAAGCTGTAAAAGGTTGTCATGGTGTATTTCATGTGGCAGCTTCTATGGAGTTTAATGTCTCATCAACCAAAGGTAATG ataGTTATATTAGATCAAATGTTATTGAACCTGCCACCAACAGAACCCTAAACCTACTGAAAGCGTGCTCAAATTCTGGTTCTGTTGAAAGGATAGTGTTTACATCATCCATTAGTACTACGACATCTAAGCATAATGACGGGAGATGGAGGGCAACTGTGGACGAATCATGCCAAACTCCAATTCCGCATGTCCTGGACAATAAGGCAAGCGGATGG GTTTACGTTCTTTCGAAGCTTATATCAGAGGAGACTGCTTTCCAATATGCAAATGAGCGAGGTATCGATCTTGTCTCGGTAATACCTACTACTGTGGCCGGTCCATTTCTCACTCCTACAGTTCCCGCCAGTGTTCGAGTTCTTTTGTCTCCAATCACAG GTGACCCTGAATTATACCCAATATTATCAGCAGTGCATACAAGAATGGGTTCAATCTCGGTAGTCCATATAGAGGACATATGCAATGCACACATATTCTTGATGGAAGAAGCCAGGGCGAAAGGTCGATATATTTGTTCATCTCAGAGCTGTACCATGTCTCAGTTGGAAGCATATCTTGCTCTAGAATATCCTCCTtatacaacaaaaag GTATAGTGAGGAACAAAACAGCTCAATCCCTTCTGAGATATCCTCAAACAAATTAACTGATTTGGGTtttgaatataagtatggtttggTTGATATCATCAAGCAGAGTGTTGGTTCTTGTCTGCAGCATGGGTTCCTTGAACATGTTGCATTGGCTCGACAACAACACGACA GTATTACTACATGGATTATATACCTTCAAGGATCATACCACACCTGA
- the LOC113290873 gene encoding uncharacterized protein LOC113290873, giving the protein MEVPESSKVKLVAYKLKSGAASWWETLCDDRRKYHKPPIRTWKRMRNLLRAMFLPQDFKQQLFLKFQNFRQRARLVEEYAVKFHALIARNRLNETEEQLVARFIDGLNTLIQQGMTQSILTMVEAIKHAINIERRVLNTSRLASPRQARYQHFYKAAKPYNSQHYYSNQSEKGSSEAVDPQERSYNRPFQQPSTPNFSFNQIPFPSDNAPLMNIHDAKPPQGSNQRDTAPNTRGKYQQQFPPLPKTANPYAKFRGEKCNKCNQTGHTSSDCHKLCSMIIDNRSTENYVASKVVEKLGLPVTLHPNPYSVGWINNSSTQNITHQCLVKFSFPGYEDYALCDVINMSAANILLGRPWQYDICVVHNCYENTYTFIHDGFTKVQNLLSSFGSLFPDDLPNTLLPLRDLQHQIDFIPGTSLPNQAHYRLSPKEHEILQGQVDDLLQKRLIRLSKSPCASPAFLVDKKDGGHLMCIDCRALKKLL; this is encoded by the exons ATGGAAGTTCCTGAATCTTCCAAGGTGAAATTGGTAGCATATAAACTTAAAAGTGGAGCTGCATCTTGGTGGGAAACTCTCTGTGATGATCGACGTAAGTATCACAAACCTCCTATAAGAACTTGGAAGAGAATGCGTAACTTATTAAGGGCTATGTTTTTACCTCAAGATTTTAAACAACAGTTGTTTCTCAAGTTTCAAAACTTTCGACAAAGAGCTAGACTAGTGGAGGAATATGCAGTTAAATTTCATGCTTTAATTGCTCGcaacagattgaatgaaactgaagaACAACTGGTTGCACGTTTTATCGATGGATTGAACACTTTAATTCAACAAGGAATGACTCAATCCATTTTAACAATGGTTGAAGCTATTAAACATGCTATTAATATTGAAAGGCGTGTATTAAATACTTCCAGGCTAGCATCACCTCGGCAAGCTCGTTATCAACACTTTTATAAAGCTGCAAAACCATATAATTCACAACATTATTATAGTAACCAGAGTGAAAAAGGATCCAGCGAAGCTGTTGATCCACAAGAGCGAAGTTATAACCGACCCTTTCAACAACCATCAACTCCAAATTTTTCTTTCAATCAAATACCTTTTCCTTCAGACAATGCACCATTAATGAATATTCATGATGCTAAACCACCTCAAGGTTCAAACCAAAGAGATACTGCTCCAAATACCAGAGGcaaatatcaacaacaatttccTCCTTTACCTAAAACTGCTAATCCTTATGCAAAATTTAGGGGAGAGAAGTGTAATAAATGCAATCAAACAGGAcatacttctagtgattgtc ATAAACTTTGTAGTATGATCATTGACAATAGAAGTACTGAAAATTATGTAGCTTCAAAGGTGGTTGAAAAGTTGGGATTACCAGTAACTCTGCATCCCAATCCATACTCTGTTGGATGGATAAACAATTCTTCTACACAAAACATAACTCatcagtgtttggttaagttttcATTCCCTGGATATGAAGATTATGCTCTTTGTGACGTGATTAATATGAGTGCTGCAAATATActtttgggaagaccatggcaGTATGATATTTGCGTTGTTCATAACTGCTATGAGAATACGTACACTTTCATTCATGATGGTTTTACTAAG GTACAAAATTTATTATCTTCTTTTGGTAGTTTATTTCCTGATGATTTACCTAATACCTTACTTCCATTAAGGGATTTGCAACATCAAATAGATTTTATACCAGGAACTTCTCTTCCTAATCAAGCTCACTATAGGTTGAGTCCTAAAGAGCATGAAATTTTACAAGGACAAGTTGATGATTTGCTACAAAAAAGATTGATTAGATTAAGCAAAAGTCCTTGTGCTAGCCCAGCATTTTTAGTCGACAAGAAAGATGGTGGTCATCTTATGTGTATAGATTGTAGGGCTTTGAAAAAATTACTATAG
- the LOC113287819 gene encoding putative anthocyanidin reductase isoform X6: protein MDVQNNGGGICYCVTGGNGYIGSWLVKSLLEKGYLVHTTARDPDSYIRSNVIEPATNRTLNLLKACSNSGSVERIVFTSSISTTTSKHNDGRWRATVDESCQTPIPHVLDNKASGWVYVLSKLISEETAFQYANERGIDLVSVIPTTVAGPFLTPTVPASVRVLLSPITGNTGDPELYPILSAVHTRMGSISVVHIEDICNAHIFLMEEARAKGRYICSSQSCTMSQLEAYLALEYPPYTTKRYSEEQNSSIPSEISSNKLTDLGFEYKYGLVDIIKQSVGSCLQHGFLEHVALARQQHDSITTWIIYLQGSYHT from the exons ATGGATGTACAAAACAACGGTGGTGGTATATGCTATTGTGTTACCGGTGGAAATGGCTATATAGGATCTTGGCTTGTGAAATCTCTACTTGAAAAAGGCTACTTggtccacaccactgctagagaTCCAG ataGTTATATTAGATCAAATGTTATTGAACCTGCCACCAACAGAACCCTAAACCTACTGAAAGCGTGCTCAAATTCTGGTTCTGTTGAAAGGATAGTGTTTACATCATCCATTAGTACTACGACATCTAAGCATAATGACGGGAGATGGAGGGCAACTGTGGACGAATCATGCCAAACTCCAATTCCGCATGTCCTGGACAATAAGGCAAGCGGATGG GTTTACGTTCTTTCGAAGCTTATATCAGAGGAGACTGCTTTCCAATATGCAAATGAGCGAGGTATCGATCTTGTCTCGGTAATACCTACTACTGTGGCCGGTCCATTTCTCACTCCTACAGTTCCCGCCAGTGTTCGAGTTCTTTTGTCTCCAATCACAG GGAATACAGGTGACCCTGAATTATACCCAATATTATCAGCAGTGCATACAAGAATGGGTTCAATCTCGGTAGTCCATATAGAGGACATATGCAATGCACACATATTCTTGATGGAAGAAGCCAGGGCGAAAGGTCGATATATTTGTTCATCTCAGAGCTGTACCATGTCTCAGTTGGAAGCATATCTTGCTCTAGAATATCCTCCTtatacaacaaaaag GTATAGTGAGGAACAAAACAGCTCAATCCCTTCTGAGATATCCTCAAACAAATTAACTGATTTGGGTtttgaatataagtatggtttggTTGATATCATCAAGCAGAGTGTTGGTTCTTGTCTGCAGCATGGGTTCCTTGAACATGTTGCATTGGCTCGACAACAACACGACA GTATTACTACATGGATTATATACCTTCAAGGATCATACCACACCTGA
- the LOC113287819 gene encoding putative anthocyanidin reductase isoform X5 — translation MDVQNNGGGICYCVTGGNGYIGSWLVKSLLEKGYLVHTTARDPEKISRLASLWSGKERLKIFRADLQDEGSFDEAVKGCHGVFHVAASMEFNVSSTKVFTSSISTTTSKHNDGRWRATVDESCQTPIPHVLDNKASGWVYVLSKLISEETAFQYANERGIDLVSVIPTTVAGPFLTPTVPASVRVLLSPITGNTGDPELYPILSAVHTRMGSISVVHIEDICNAHIFLMEEARAKGRYICSSQSCTMSQLEAYLALEYPPYTTKRYSEEQNSSIPSEISSNKLTDLGFEYKYGLVDIIKQSVGSCLQHGFLEHVALARQQHDSITTWIIYLQGSYHT, via the exons ATGGATGTACAAAACAACGGTGGTGGTATATGCTATTGTGTTACCGGTGGAAATGGCTATATAGGATCTTGGCTTGTGAAATCTCTACTTGAAAAAGGCTACTTggtccacaccactgctagagaTCCAG AAAAAATTTCACGCCTTGCATCATTGTGGAGCGGCAAGGAGAGGTTAAAAATATTTAGGGCTGATTTGCAAGACGAAGGGAGCTTCGATGAAGCTGTAAAAGGTTGTCATGGTGTATTTCATGTGGCAGCTTCTATGGAGTTTAATGTCTCATCAACCAAAG TGTTTACATCATCCATTAGTACTACGACATCTAAGCATAATGACGGGAGATGGAGGGCAACTGTGGACGAATCATGCCAAACTCCAATTCCGCATGTCCTGGACAATAAGGCAAGCGGATGG GTTTACGTTCTTTCGAAGCTTATATCAGAGGAGACTGCTTTCCAATATGCAAATGAGCGAGGTATCGATCTTGTCTCGGTAATACCTACTACTGTGGCCGGTCCATTTCTCACTCCTACAGTTCCCGCCAGTGTTCGAGTTCTTTTGTCTCCAATCACAG GGAATACAGGTGACCCTGAATTATACCCAATATTATCAGCAGTGCATACAAGAATGGGTTCAATCTCGGTAGTCCATATAGAGGACATATGCAATGCACACATATTCTTGATGGAAGAAGCCAGGGCGAAAGGTCGATATATTTGTTCATCTCAGAGCTGTACCATGTCTCAGTTGGAAGCATATCTTGCTCTAGAATATCCTCCTtatacaacaaaaag GTATAGTGAGGAACAAAACAGCTCAATCCCTTCTGAGATATCCTCAAACAAATTAACTGATTTGGGTtttgaatataagtatggtttggTTGATATCATCAAGCAGAGTGTTGGTTCTTGTCTGCAGCATGGGTTCCTTGAACATGTTGCATTGGCTCGACAACAACACGACA GTATTACTACATGGATTATATACCTTCAAGGATCATACCACACCTGA